In the genome of Candidatus Saccharimonadales bacterium, one region contains:
- a CDS encoding class I SAM-dependent methyltransferase yields MAKTTTGQVRRADQYNDPKHNYKDYWIGRDYEHAAEEMAITRLLKGKHFGQAVDVGGGYGRLSKFLTKFADKVTLAEPSQQQLDIAKDFLKDTPQVERRLLQAADLKFKDGEVDLVLVVRVLHHLPDPSAEFAEIARVLKSGGTFLLEFANDAHFLNRVRYGLRGKRVPKTPVDIRSAEHRREDEIPFVNHHPKTIIKQLQAAGFEVEKTLSGSNLRSTTLKKTLGVRPLLAAEKLMQPMLAPFYFGPSVWLRLKKK; encoded by the coding sequence ATGGCAAAGACAACCACTGGTCAAGTTAGGCGCGCAGATCAATATAACGACCCAAAACATAACTACAAAGATTACTGGATCGGCCGTGATTATGAACACGCGGCCGAAGAAATGGCGATTACGCGCTTATTAAAAGGCAAGCACTTCGGGCAGGCTGTCGATGTCGGTGGCGGCTACGGCCGACTGAGCAAGTTTTTGACCAAGTTTGCCGATAAGGTGACCTTGGCTGAGCCCAGCCAGCAGCAACTCGATATCGCCAAAGATTTTCTAAAAGATACACCGCAAGTTGAACGCAGGCTTTTGCAAGCCGCTGATTTGAAGTTCAAAGATGGTGAAGTCGATCTGGTTCTGGTCGTGCGAGTTCTGCACCATTTGCCGGACCCTTCAGCCGAATTTGCCGAAATCGCCCGAGTGCTTAAATCTGGTGGCACATTTTTGCTTGAATTTGCTAACGACGCTCATTTTTTGAACCGCGTCCGCTACGGCCTACGCGGTAAGCGTGTGCCAAAAACTCCTGTAGATATCCGTAGCGCCGAGCACCGCCGCGAAGACGAGATTCCTTTCGTAAACCACCATCCAAAAACAATTATCAAGCAATTGCAGGCAGCCGGTTTTGAGGTAGAGAAAACTCTGAGTGGCTCCAACCTACGCTCCACTACTCTTAAGAAAACCCTTGGCGTTCGCCCGCTGCTGGCCGCCGAAAAGCTAATGCAACCCATGCTGGCGCCGTTCTACTTTGGCCCCAGTGTCTGGCTCCGCCTCAAGAAGAAATAG
- a CDS encoding ATP-dependent Clp protease ATP-binding subunit translates to MIPNSPDFQEFLSHLTNNALHSLKHADAIARASGSAYIGTEHLLLGVLAQEGSMASKILENQGITLDRARLALNLTPKTLVINMGGKGLSETAKLTLKMAWEIAQEFSQDYCGTEHILYSILSQKNARATTLLRDMSIDVDQLSAEVEQFLNRQQYEGDQMAGAGTRRRGKNGKKTALEHFGSDLTKLARDGKLDPVVGREAQIKRVITILNRRTKNNPVLIGEPGVGKTAIVEGLAQRVVNEEVPDSLLDKRIVTLDLAGMIAGTKYRGEFEERLKKVIAELEEDANTIVFIDELHLIVGAGAAEGSMDAGNILKPSLARGKIQLIGATTTDEYARYVEKDAALERRFQPVQVPETNIPETIAILKGLRGHYEEYHNVKVSDEVLEDTVQFAKRYINDRYMPDKAIDLLDETAAYLRVNKGKTPPQLRQLQKELKLINTRIEDAVDNEDYEKAAQQKQKASQVNEKIKSLEETLHAGKAITLTSDDVAETVARMTGVPVTKVIKSEAKYLINLEKNLGKYVIGQDEAVETVAKAVRRSRSGISSEKRPIGSFIFLGPTGVGKTELARVLAREFFGSEDALVKIDMSEFGEHHNVARLVGAPAGYIGYDDGGQLTDKIRRQPYSVVLFDEIEKAHPEVFNMMLQILEDGTLSDAKGRKIDFTNTIVIMTSNIGAEKLQKEASFGFGAVKEIDLDNLDELHKTNKDKVSDELKKMMRPELLNRIDKVVIFRALTKRDALRILDLQLDDLRSRLVKKGIGLEVDKTAKDYLLEHGYDAHNGARPMRRLLQETLEDAVAAGLLDESYHKGDVVKVTTHQSRNKTPELAYAAIAE, encoded by the coding sequence ATGATTCCAAACTCTCCAGACTTTCAAGAATTTTTAAGCCATTTAACTAATAATGCGTTGCACAGCTTAAAGCATGCTGACGCTATTGCCCGGGCCTCGGGCAGTGCTTATATTGGCACCGAACATTTACTTTTGGGCGTGCTCGCTCAAGAGGGTTCAATGGCCTCTAAAATTTTGGAAAACCAGGGCATAACTCTGGATAGGGCACGTCTCGCCCTGAATCTTACTCCTAAAACCTTAGTTATAAATATGGGCGGTAAGGGTTTGAGTGAGACTGCCAAGTTAACACTCAAAATGGCTTGGGAAATTGCCCAAGAGTTCAGTCAGGATTACTGCGGTACCGAACATATCCTCTACAGTATTTTGAGCCAAAAGAACGCCCGTGCTACCACGCTTTTGCGTGATATGAGCATTGATGTTGATCAACTGTCTGCCGAGGTTGAACAATTCCTAAATCGCCAACAGTACGAGGGCGACCAAATGGCCGGCGCTGGCACTCGCCGCCGCGGCAAAAATGGCAAAAAGACCGCTTTAGAGCATTTTGGCTCAGACCTAACCAAGCTCGCTCGCGACGGCAAACTCGATCCGGTAGTCGGCCGAGAAGCTCAAATCAAGCGCGTGATTACTATTTTGAATCGCCGCACCAAAAACAATCCGGTACTGATTGGCGAGCCCGGCGTGGGCAAGACCGCTATTGTTGAAGGTCTGGCGCAGCGAGTCGTCAACGAAGAAGTGCCTGACAGCCTACTGGACAAGCGTATTGTTACGCTTGATCTCGCTGGCATGATCGCCGGTACTAAATACCGTGGTGAATTTGAAGAGCGACTCAAGAAAGTTATTGCAGAGCTCGAAGAAGACGCTAACACTATTGTTTTTATTGACGAACTGCATTTGATTGTCGGCGCTGGTGCCGCCGAAGGCAGTATGGATGCCGGAAATATCTTAAAGCCAAGTTTGGCCCGGGGCAAAATCCAACTGATCGGTGCAACCACCACTGACGAATACGCCCGTTATGTAGAAAAGGATGCTGCTCTAGAACGCCGATTCCAGCCGGTTCAGGTTCCAGAAACCAACATTCCAGAAACTATCGCCATCCTCAAAGGTCTTCGTGGCCATTACGAGGAATATCATAATGTTAAAGTCAGCGACGAGGTTTTAGAGGACACTGTCCAATTTGCCAAACGCTATATTAATGACCGCTATATGCCCGACAAAGCCATTGACCTTTTGGACGAAACCGCTGCCTACCTGCGCGTTAACAAGGGTAAAACTCCACCACAGTTGCGCCAACTACAAAAAGAGCTAAAGCTCATCAATACCCGAATTGAGGATGCTGTCGACAACGAAGACTACGAGAAAGCCGCTCAGCAGAAGCAAAAGGCCAGCCAGGTCAACGAAAAGATCAAGTCTTTAGAAGAGACCCTGCATGCCGGCAAGGCCATTACTTTAACTAGCGATGATGTGGCTGAGACCGTAGCCCGTATGACAGGCGTGCCGGTTACTAAAGTTATCAAGAGTGAGGCCAAGTACTTGATTAATCTTGAAAAGAATCTTGGCAAGTATGTCATTGGTCAGGACGAGGCGGTAGAAACTGTCGCCAAAGCAGTCCGCCGCAGCCGCTCAGGAATCTCTAGCGAAAAGCGTCCAATCGGCTCATTTATATTTCTTGGTCCAACCGGCGTTGGTAAGACTGAGCTTGCCCGCGTACTCGCCCGCGAGTTCTTTGGCAGCGAAGACGCTCTGGTTAAAATCGACATGAGCGAGTTCGGCGAACATCACAATGTTGCCCGTTTGGTGGGCGCGCCAGCCGGCTACATTGGCTACGATGATGGTGGACAGCTAACTGATAAAATTCGCCGCCAGCCGTATAGCGTAGTCCTGTTCGATGAAATCGAAAAAGCTCATCCAGAAGTGTTCAACATGATGCTGCAGATTTTGGAAGACGGAACACTATCGGATGCCAAGGGCCGCAAAATTGACTTCACTAATACGATCGTCATCATGACGAGCAATATTGGCGCCGAAAAGCTGCAAAAAGAAGCCAGCTTTGGTTTTGGCGCGGTTAAAGAAATTGATTTAGATAATTTAGACGAACTGCACAAGACCAACAAAGACAAAGTTTCCGACGAGCTCAAGAAAATGATGCGCCCGGAACTATTGAACCGCATCGACAAAGTTGTTATCTTCCGTGCTCTAACTAAGAGAGACGCTCTTAGAATCTTGGACCTGCAGCTTGACGATCTGCGTTCACGCTTGGTCAAAAAAGGTATTGGGCTGGAAGTCGACAAAACAGCCAAGGATTACTTGCTTGAACACGGTTACGATGCTCACAATGGCGCCCGTCCGATGCGCCGCTTGCTACAAGAAACCCTAGAAGACGCCGTAGCTGCTGGTCTGCTGGACGAAAGCTATCATAAGGGCGACGTTGTTAAGGTAACCACTCACCAATCCAGAAATAAAACGCCCGAACTCGCTTACGCCGCTATCGCCGAATAG
- the tyrS gene encoding tyrosine--tRNA ligase — protein MKLSEELSWRGFVNQTTYKDISVLDKKPISFYWGVDPSADSMTVGNLAIAMMVRHFINHGHKAYLLVGGATGMIGDPDGKAQERDLLTLEQLAKNKQAIAGQYERVFQGLDFEIVDNYDWFKHMNYLEFLRDVGKHAPMRQMLGREFVQSRLGEDGTGISYAEFSYSLIQGYDFLHLHRENGVDLQVCGADQWGNCIAGVDLIRRITGDEAHVWSAPLVVNKTTGVKFGKTEAGAVWLDPAKTSPTQFYQFWINVEDENVEDYLKIYTLLSKTEIEKVLEEHAKDTAARVAQTALAQSVTEVVHGKELAHTAAVVTKILTGETNVGDVSEGVIAEVRKELPSETFPKLPTVVEALVATGLASSNSEARRLIASGAVYINGEGMANPELEKTDFKNGRLLIRRGKAFKDSALIEIK, from the coding sequence ATGAAATTATCCGAGGAACTGAGCTGGCGCGGGTTCGTCAACCAGACTACCTATAAAGACATTTCTGTTCTAGACAAGAAACCAATTAGTTTTTACTGGGGAGTGGACCCTAGCGCCGATTCTATGACGGTAGGCAACCTGGCTATAGCTATGATGGTTCGCCATTTTATAAATCACGGTCATAAAGCTTATCTTTTGGTGGGCGGCGCCACTGGCATGATTGGTGACCCTGACGGCAAAGCTCAGGAACGTGATTTATTAACTCTGGAGCAACTCGCTAAAAACAAGCAAGCCATTGCGGGTCAATACGAGCGAGTTTTCCAAGGTTTAGATTTTGAAATAGTAGACAATTATGACTGGTTTAAGCATATGAATTATCTGGAATTTTTACGGGATGTCGGAAAGCACGCGCCAATGCGGCAGATGCTTGGTCGCGAGTTTGTTCAGAGTCGCCTGGGAGAAGATGGGACTGGCATCAGCTATGCCGAATTTAGCTACTCGCTTATTCAGGGATACGACTTTTTGCATCTTCATCGCGAGAACGGCGTAGATCTTCAGGTTTGCGGAGCCGATCAGTGGGGCAACTGCATCGCTGGAGTCGATCTGATACGTCGTATTACCGGCGACGAGGCGCATGTGTGGTCAGCACCTTTGGTAGTTAATAAAACTACCGGTGTTAAGTTTGGCAAAACCGAAGCCGGCGCCGTCTGGCTTGATCCGGCCAAGACTAGCCCAACCCAGTTCTATCAGTTCTGGATTAATGTCGAGGACGAAAACGTCGAAGATTATTTGAAGATTTACACTTTACTATCCAAAACAGAAATAGAAAAAGTTTTAGAGGAACACGCCAAAGACACGGCGGCTCGAGTGGCCCAAACGGCTCTGGCCCAATCTGTGACCGAAGTAGTTCACGGCAAGGAGCTGGCTCACACAGCCGCCGTAGTCACCAAGATTCTTACTGGCGAGACGAATGTTGGCGATGTCAGCGAGGGTGTGATCGCCGAGGTCCGCAAGGAACTGCCTAGCGAAACTTTTCCAAAGCTGCCGACTGTTGTCGAGGCGTTAGTCGCCACTGGCCTAGCGTCATCAAATTCCGAGGCTCGCCGCCTAATAGCCAGCGGCGCCGTCTACATTAACGGCGAAGGCATGGCCAATCCAGAGCTCGAAAAAACTGATTTTAAAAACGGCCGCTTGCTTATCCGCCGCGGCAAAGCCTTCAAAGATTCAGCACTAATAGAAATTAAATAG
- the recG gene encoding ATP-dependent DNA helicase RecG, whose protein sequence is MELNSPVTELKGVGDELAKKLAILRIQTVNDLIDYYPRRYEDYSLVTKIKDLKPGAITIEATITQATGRYVRRGMHITEAIASDDTSSVRLVWFNQPYRAGAIKGGQKYFIAGEYQLSRNRFSILNPSVELVSDFPVNTARIIPVYRETKGLKSSQIRKLVREAIMQIKDLPEHLPKWILEQEKLVNYARAVTEMHFPSGNKALSMAQKRLGFEEVFELSLAALLNKKEFAQEKGLPITFNEQLAKDFVSKLPFKLTNAQRKVVWQIYQDMEKSQPANRLIEGDVGSGKTVVAAMAALMAMEQGFQVALMAPTEILARQHAETLYKLLDNVGYGGQVGLLVGSLKPKAKSLMHEKIKSGEVRLIVGTHALISEKVDMHNLGLIIVDEQHRFGVDQRKKLQAKAGHMPHVLHMTATPIPRSLALTLYGELDISVLDELPPGRQPIETKIISPNSKRPIYEKIDKELAAGRQLFVVCPLITEDDAKSGLSAEETFKQLSEHEFKHRKVALLHGRMKSAEKEQVMQDFLDHKYDILVSTTVIEVGVDVPNSTVMLIMGAERFGLAQIHQLRGRVGRGAHQSYCYLMMSDSKAPGQRLRILETTTDGFRLAEYDLELRGPGAIYGTIQHGALDLRVAKLTDVKLIAAARRAAQEFIDKKENLKKYPHLEHRVSDLRSITNLN, encoded by the coding sequence GTGGAACTTAATTCTCCGGTAACTGAACTTAAAGGCGTGGGGGATGAGCTGGCTAAGAAGCTGGCTATTTTACGCATTCAAACTGTTAACGATCTTATAGATTATTACCCTCGCCGATACGAAGACTATTCGCTTGTCACTAAGATAAAAGATTTAAAACCCGGCGCAATTACTATAGAAGCTACAATCACCCAAGCCACTGGCCGTTACGTGCGCCGCGGGATGCATATTACCGAAGCAATTGCCTCGGACGACACTTCTAGCGTGCGACTAGTTTGGTTCAACCAGCCTTATCGAGCCGGTGCGATCAAAGGCGGGCAGAAGTATTTCATCGCGGGTGAATACCAACTCAGCCGCAACCGTTTCAGCATCCTAAATCCCAGCGTCGAGCTAGTTAGCGATTTTCCGGTAAATACCGCCCGGATAATCCCGGTCTACCGCGAGACCAAAGGCCTCAAATCCTCGCAGATCCGTAAACTGGTCCGCGAGGCGATTATGCAAATTAAAGATCTGCCAGAGCACTTGCCAAAATGGATCTTGGAGCAGGAAAAACTGGTTAATTACGCTCGGGCAGTGACCGAAATGCACTTTCCTAGCGGTAACAAAGCCTTATCTATGGCCCAGAAACGCCTTGGCTTCGAGGAAGTTTTTGAGCTCAGCTTGGCGGCGCTGCTTAATAAGAAAGAGTTTGCCCAGGAAAAAGGCTTGCCGATTACTTTTAATGAGCAGCTAGCCAAGGATTTCGTTAGCAAGCTGCCTTTCAAACTTACGAACGCCCAGCGCAAAGTCGTCTGGCAGATTTATCAGGATATGGAAAAATCCCAGCCGGCCAACCGGCTAATTGAAGGTGATGTTGGGTCTGGCAAGACGGTCGTTGCAGCCATGGCGGCTCTCATGGCTATGGAGCAAGGTTTTCAGGTGGCTTTGATGGCGCCGACAGAAATCTTAGCCCGCCAGCACGCCGAGACGTTATATAAACTTCTGGACAATGTTGGCTACGGCGGCCAGGTGGGTCTGCTTGTCGGCAGCCTAAAACCCAAAGCCAAAAGTTTAATGCACGAAAAGATCAAAAGCGGTGAAGTCCGCTTGATCGTCGGTACGCACGCGCTTATCAGCGAGAAAGTCGATATGCACAACCTCGGCCTGATAATCGTCGACGAACAGCATCGTTTTGGTGTGGATCAGCGCAAAAAACTACAGGCCAAAGCCGGACACATGCCGCACGTGCTTCACATGACGGCTACGCCGATTCCCCGCAGCTTAGCCTTGACTCTCTATGGTGAGCTTGATATCTCTGTTCTGGACGAGTTACCTCCTGGCCGACAGCCGATAGAGACTAAAATAATCTCGCCTAATTCCAAAAGGCCTATTTACGAAAAGATCGATAAAGAACTCGCAGCCGGCCGGCAATTGTTTGTTGTCTGTCCGCTAATTACCGAAGACGATGCTAAAAGCGGCTTATCAGCCGAAGAAACATTTAAGCAACTATCCGAGCATGAATTTAAGCATCGAAAAGTTGCACTTTTGCATGGCCGTATGAAGTCAGCAGAAAAAGAGCAGGTAATGCAAGATTTTCTAGATCATAAATACGACATTCTGGTCAGTACAACGGTTATAGAAGTCGGCGTGGACGTGCCGAACAGCACGGTAATGTTGATAATGGGTGCCGAACGTTTTGGCCTGGCCCAAATCCATCAGTTGCGCGGCCGGGTTGGACGCGGCGCTCACCAAAGCTACTGCTATTTAATGATGAGTGATTCTAAAGCACCGGGTCAGCGTTTACGAATCCTAGAAACCACAACCGACGGCTTTAGATTAGCCGAATATGACCTAGAGTTGCGCGGCCCAGGCGCAATTTACGGCACCATTCAACACGGTGCCCTTGATCTGCGCGTTGCCAAATTAACAGATGTGAAGTTGATTGCCGCCGCCCGTAGAGCCGCCCAAGAGTTTATCGACAAAAAAGAAAATCTTAAAAAATATCCGCACCTAGAGCATCGTGTTTCGGACTTGCGATCTATAACCAATTTAAATTAG
- a CDS encoding transglycosylase domain-containing protein, with protein sequence MSKRPSRTNKTVTTRSGRTIKVNRSLGQKWTAMREAKYLRKADRLRGLPKSRVKRLLWHLEPKHLKEYWWSRDGAIMALKVAGIGILFLFVFTLAVFAYFRKDLPHITDISGDNLGGSISYYDRTGKNLLWQDYSAVKRVPVQSGSISNYMKQATVAIEDHNFYQEKGFDIKGVARAAVVDVVHGGKRQGGSTITEQLVKLTQDFNQNRTIALKVKELILAVELERTYTKDQILTGYLNAAPYGGVDYGVQAAASDYFHESAKDLTLAQAAFLASIPQSPSYYSPYDTVNFDKQALLSRKNYVLDQMVNYGMITKAQASAAKKVDVLAMVQPQQTKYAGIQAPYFVLAAKNQLDTQFVPSDGNGSAKIGGWKVITTLDLDLQKKAEDIVASNLSSVQRLTGGAADEEATVLENVPTGQIEALVGGTDFTNTDHGQDNYASGILIPPGSSFKPYDYTTLINNNNNVGAGSVLYDVKEAIPGYPNTCNHNPNVRGSAPCPAGTAPAAYDYDNIFPGPLTLRYALGGSRNVPAMKAMLEAVPNDTSVGHTTSINKVISTASAMMDNPYLQSENKKTYNCYSDEALTKTTQCYTASAIGDGAFLHLDDHVNGLSTLGRLGSAIPRTYILKITNAAGKTVYQWKQPKGNQVVKQDSAYIVDNMLSDPNASYLPGSCSATTCTPLSRGGYKFQHDNGWNFAVKTGTTNDGYDGLMASWSTQFAVVSWVGNHNRNVDLSAARGASMEQLTEPLTRGMMEAAHANLKPTNWTQPSDIKTLPAFVVRNHIHYGDIEPSPSNDLFPSWYVGGKSTGASTSQTIDKVSGKVATACTPDQARQVVSNGNADSWNIDIFHGGKQSVGSSAVSSGGSSATDDVHNCSDVKPAITLTVSNNDPNGDPNNCDSSCTISAAITPGTHPLDDAQYAQYPGEVTFSVNGQTVKTIPTASGGPYSFTYTPTSSGSLTITATVTDSVLYQGTDQTTVTASTAPSGNNNGGSNGNTNGGNNGNGSGNGGI encoded by the coding sequence ATGAGCAAGCGACCCAGCCGCACCAATAAGACCGTGACCACAAGAAGCGGCCGAACCATTAAGGTAAACCGATCGCTAGGTCAAAAATGGACGGCAATGAGAGAGGCTAAATACTTGCGAAAAGCCGACCGCTTGCGGGGGCTGCCTAAATCGCGCGTTAAGCGCCTTTTGTGGCATCTTGAGCCTAAGCATCTTAAAGAATATTGGTGGAGCCGAGACGGTGCCATTATGGCTCTTAAAGTTGCCGGCATCGGCATTCTTTTCTTATTTGTGTTCACGCTGGCCGTCTTTGCGTATTTCCGCAAGGACTTGCCGCATATCACAGACATATCTGGCGATAACCTAGGCGGCAGTATCAGTTATTACGACCGCACCGGAAAGAACTTGCTATGGCAGGACTACAGCGCCGTTAAGCGCGTTCCCGTACAATCCGGCTCTATATCTAACTACATGAAGCAGGCCACGGTAGCCATCGAAGACCACAACTTTTATCAAGAAAAGGGCTTCGATATTAAAGGCGTGGCTCGCGCCGCGGTTGTTGATGTTGTTCATGGCGGCAAACGCCAAGGTGGCTCAACAATTACCGAACAGCTGGTTAAACTAACCCAGGACTTCAACCAAAATCGCACCATAGCCTTAAAAGTCAAAGAATTAATTTTGGCAGTTGAGCTAGAACGAACTTACACCAAGGACCAAATTCTAACAGGCTATCTAAACGCCGCGCCATACGGCGGTGTGGATTATGGCGTACAGGCCGCTGCCAGCGACTACTTTCATGAGAGCGCTAAAGATCTAACGCTTGCCCAGGCAGCTTTCTTGGCTTCAATTCCCCAATCCCCGTCATATTATTCGCCGTATGACACCGTGAACTTTGATAAGCAAGCTTTGCTAAGCCGCAAGAACTATGTGCTAGATCAAATGGTGAATTACGGCATGATAACCAAAGCTCAGGCTTCGGCTGCTAAGAAAGTAGATGTTCTGGCCATGGTTCAGCCGCAGCAAACTAAGTACGCCGGGATCCAAGCACCCTACTTTGTGTTGGCCGCTAAAAACCAGCTAGATACCCAGTTTGTACCCAGCGACGGCAATGGTTCGGCCAAAATCGGTGGCTGGAAAGTAATCACCACCCTTGATTTAGACCTACAAAAGAAAGCTGAAGATATAGTCGCCTCTAACCTGTCGAGCGTTCAGCGACTGACCGGCGGCGCGGCCGACGAAGAAGCCACCGTGTTAGAGAACGTACCCACTGGCCAGATTGAAGCTTTGGTGGGCGGAACCGATTTTACAAATACAGATCACGGCCAGGACAATTATGCTTCGGGTATTTTGATTCCACCAGGCTCAAGCTTTAAACCCTATGACTACACCACGTTGATTAATAACAATAACAATGTGGGCGCCGGATCAGTTCTATACGACGTCAAAGAAGCTATTCCTGGTTATCCAAACACCTGCAACCACAATCCGAACGTCCGCGGCTCTGCACCGTGCCCGGCCGGAACTGCTCCAGCTGCATACGATTACGACAACATCTTCCCAGGACCATTAACCCTGCGCTACGCCTTGGGCGGCTCGCGCAACGTACCAGCCATGAAAGCCATGCTAGAAGCCGTACCAAACGACACCAGCGTCGGCCATACTACTTCGATTAACAAGGTCATATCTACTGCCTCGGCAATGATGGACAACCCCTACCTGCAAAGCGAAAACAAGAAAACCTACAATTGTTATTCCGATGAAGCCCTAACCAAAACTACTCAGTGCTACACCGCTTCGGCCATTGGCGATGGCGCTTTCCTGCACCTAGATGATCACGTAAACGGTCTTTCTACGCTAGGGCGTCTTGGTAGCGCTATTCCCAGAACCTATATCTTAAAGATTACCAATGCTGCCGGTAAAACTGTTTATCAATGGAAGCAACCTAAAGGCAACCAGGTTGTTAAGCAGGATTCCGCATACATAGTAGATAATATGCTATCAGATCCGAACGCTAGTTATTTGCCGGGGAGCTGTAGCGCTACGACCTGTACTCCGCTTTCCCGAGGCGGCTATAAGTTCCAGCACGACAATGGATGGAATTTTGCGGTCAAAACCGGTACGACCAACGACGGCTATGACGGCTTAATGGCTAGCTGGTCAACCCAATTCGCAGTTGTGTCTTGGGTGGGCAACCACAACCGCAACGTCGACCTATCTGCTGCCCGCGGCGCTTCTATGGAACAGCTAACCGAGCCTTTGACTCGCGGCATGATGGAAGCCGCCCATGCCAACCTCAAGCCAACCAACTGGACGCAGCCTTCCGATATTAAAACTCTGCCGGCCTTTGTGGTGCGCAACCACATTCACTACGGAGATATTGAACCAAGCCCAAGCAACGACCTATTCCCGTCTTGGTACGTGGGCGGTAAAAGCACTGGCGCTAGTACTTCCCAGACAATCGATAAGGTTTCAGGCAAGGTTGCCACAGCTTGTACGCCCGACCAAGCTCGCCAGGTAGTGAGCAATGGCAACGCCGATAGCTGGAACATAGACATCTTCCACGGCGGTAAACAAAGTGTAGGCAGCAGCGCTGTCAGTAGTGGCGGATCGTCGGCGACCGATGATGTTCATAATTGTAGCGACGTTAAGCCAGCCATAACCTTAACTGTTTCTAATAATGATCCTAACGGCGATCCTAACAATTGTGATTCCAGCTGTACGATTTCAGCGGCTATTACACCAGGCACTCACCCTCTAGACGACGCCCAATATGCCCAGTATCCAGGCGAGGTCACCTTCAGCGTCAATGGACAGACTGTTAAAACTATACCGACGGCTTCTGGAGGTCCGTACTCATTTACCTACACGCCAACAAGTAGCGGATCATTGACAATTACGGCAACGGTGACAGACAGCGTGCTCTATCAGGGCACCGATCAAACAACCGTAACCGCCTCTACTGCGCCGTCTGGCAACAATAACGGCGGGAGCAACGGCAATACCAACGGCGGGAACAACGGCAACGGCAGTGGTAACGGCGGTATTTGA
- the radA gene encoding DNA repair protein RadA produces the protein MAKKTLGVRYVCSNCGAEYSTWTGKCQNCGEWNTLTEQVEITTATAGASGNQLKIQSVTAAAADKMTRIKTGIEEVDTVLGGGLVAGSVNLVAGQPGIGKSTLLLQLAYLAADKNKVLYVSGEESARQVALRAERLGATRQSLQLAVSTVANDIAATISGGEFDLVVVDSIQAIAVNEINSAAGNISQITNSTQLLTAAAKATNTALVLVGHVTKEGSIAGPKVLEHIVDVVMQLEGDRYGGFKVLRGVKNRYGSTNEAGIFEMTDTGLKSVPNPSAALLAERQVSDGSIVLATMEGSRPLLVEVQALVNPTSYGYPKRTASGIDLNRVNLLVAMLERRTKLRLAERDIYINIVGGIRLTEPAADLAVCMAIASAAKGMQLKKNAVVFGEVGLSGEVRHVPFLEKRLAEAKKLGFEAAIGPKVRSGKKPAFLTSVSDIRSALNSFLEN, from the coding sequence ATGGCAAAGAAAACACTGGGAGTTCGGTACGTTTGCAGCAATTGCGGGGCGGAATATTCAACTTGGACAGGTAAGTGCCAAAACTGTGGTGAATGGAATACTCTAACTGAACAAGTCGAGATTACCACGGCTACTGCCGGCGCCAGCGGCAATCAACTCAAAATCCAATCAGTTACGGCCGCGGCCGCCGACAAAATGACTCGAATCAAAACTGGCATCGAAGAAGTTGATACGGTTTTGGGCGGCGGCTTGGTTGCCGGTAGCGTTAATCTGGTAGCCGGCCAACCCGGCATTGGCAAAAGCACCTTATTGCTGCAACTTGCTTATCTTGCGGCTGACAAAAACAAGGTTTTATATGTCAGCGGCGAAGAGTCAGCTCGCCAGGTGGCCTTGCGTGCTGAGCGTCTTGGCGCCACTCGACAATCTTTGCAGTTGGCGGTATCTACGGTGGCTAACGACATCGCGGCTACTATTTCCGGTGGCGAATTCGATCTGGTGGTTGTGGATTCTATCCAAGCAATAGCCGTCAACGAGATAAACTCCGCAGCCGGCAATATCAGCCAAATAACTAACAGCACTCAACTACTAACAGCCGCCGCCAAAGCCACTAATACAGCTCTGGTCTTGGTTGGCCACGTTACCAAAGAAGGTTCGATCGCCGGACCAAAGGTACTGGAGCATATTGTCGATGTGGTCATGCAGCTCGAGGGGGATCGCTACGGCGGATTTAAAGTTTTGCGCGGAGTAAAGAACCGCTACGGCTCAACCAACGAAGCCGGTATTTTTGAAATGACAGATACGGGCCTAAAGTCGGTACCCAACCCATCAGCGGCTTTGCTAGCTGAGCGTCAAGTTAGCGATGGTTCAATAGTACTGGCTACTATGGAGGGCAGCCGGCCGTTATTAGTTGAAGTCCAAGCTTTGGTTAATCCGACAAGCTATGGTTATCCAAAGCGCACAGCTAGCGGTATAGACCTCAACCGCGTTAATTTATTAGTCGCCATGCTTGAACGCCGTACTAAATTAAGGCTCGCTGAACGTGATATTTATATAAACATTGTTGGCGGTATTCGCTTAACCGAACCAGCGGCCGATCTAGCGGTCTGCATGGCGATCGCCAGCGCGGCTAAAGGGATGCAGCTCAAAAAGAATGCCGTAGTGTTTGGCGAAGTTGGTTTAAGTGGCGAGGTTCGCCACGTACCCTTCCTTGAAAAACGTTTGGCCGAAGCCAAAAAACTCGGTTTTGAAGCAGCTATCGGACCAAAAGTGCGCTCTGGCAAAAAACCGGCATTCTTAACGAGCGTCTCTGATATTCGCAGCGCTCTTAACAGTTTTTTAGAAAACTAG